The region GGCCCCCGCACCTACAGCGACAACCGCGGCCACCCGCGGCTGCGCATGCGGCATGCCCCCTTCACCGTGAACCGCGCCGCCCATGACGCCTGGCTGCGCCATATGCGCGACGCGGTCGACGAGCTGGAGCTGGCCCCGGAGCTCGAGGGCCAGCTGTGGCAGTACCTCACGTACGCCGCCGCCTCCATGATCAACACGGAGGGCTGACCGGCGGGCTCAGAGAGCTCAGCGGGCTGGCCCGGCGGGCTCAGGCGGGTGTGACGGACAGGCCGGAGAGGCCCGACGTACGCACCGCGATCGAGCCGTACGGGGTGCGCAGCCGCAACCAGCCGCCCGCGGCGAGCAGTGCCAGAGGCTCGGCCGTGGGGCCGGGCGCAGCCGTGGCCACACCGCCACCGGCACCGGGGGCGGAGGCGGCCGGAGCCGCCGCCCGGACCGAACGCAGGAAGCCCAGCGACTGGGCGGCATGCACGGCACGCAGCGGGAGCCCGGTGTCGCCGAGCGTGCGGGACCAGATCTCATGGCCGATGCGGTCGCGCTCGGCGCGCGTACGGCGCTCCTCGGGGAGCTCCGCGTCGCGGGCCCGGAACTCGGCGACGGCGGCGGCGACCGCCCCGCGCACCTCGTCCACGCCCGGCAGCCCGCTCACCGGGCGCCAGCCGCCGCGCGGCGGCAGCACCCCGGCCCACGGCGGACCGGTGACGGCCTGCGGCACGGTGACCACCAGGCCCCGGTCACGGACCTCGGGCCCGTCGGCACTCCGCCCGGCCCGCGCCGTGTCCAGCGCGTCCTCCAGCTCGCCTGCCGAGACCGTCGTATCCAGCGCGCCGGGCACGCTCGCCGCCCCGGCGGCCCCTGCCTCCCCGGCCGACGTGGTGTCGGTGCCGATGATCGCCTCGAGCCGCGCCGTACGGATCGCGAGGACCTCGAAGGACGGCGGCTGGCCGAAGACGGCGAGCACACCGCCGCCCGCCTGCAGCCGCACCGCCGCCGCCCGGTCGTAGTGGATCAGCCGGGCCAGGAAGGCGGCGAGATCGGCCGCCTCCCCGGCGTCGGCGAAGTGGAGCTCCTGGCCGGCGGCCGTCATACGGCGACGGCCCCCTCCGGCCGCCCGGCGCCACCGGCGCCACCGGCGGATCCACCGGACTTCGCAGCCGCCTTACCGGCGCTCTTCTTCACCGGGTCCGGCTCCAGGTACTCGGTCAGGAACTTCTCCTCTTCCGGGGAGACCCGGCGCGGACGGCTCTGATCGAGGTCGTAGGGCACGATGCGGGTGGCGGCACGCACATACAGCGCGTCCTCGTCCTTGATCTCGTAGCGCAGGGTGAGATACGCGGCCTTGATCTCCGTCACCCAGGTCTCGACCGTCACCGGGCTGTGCCGGTGGACGAGGGGCTTCAGATAGTCGATCTCATGCCGGGCCACGACCACGCCGCCGGTGAACGCGTCACTCCCGTTCCCCGGCGCCAGCCGCCACATGAAATCGACCCGGGCCTCCTCCAGGTAGCGGAGGAAGGTCACGTTGTTGACGTGGCCGAACGCGTCCATGTCGGACCAGCGCAGGGGACAGGGGTAGATATGGCGTGCCATCCACTCAGCCCCGGGTGAGCTTCTTGTAGGTGGCGCGGTGCGGACGGGCCGCGTCCGGGCCGAGCCGCTCGACCTTGTTCTTCTCGTACGAGTCGTAGTTGCCCTCGAACCAGAACCACTTGGAGTCGCCCTCGTACGCCAGGATGTGCGTGGCGACGCGGTCGAGGAACCAGCGGTCGTGGGAGACGACCACGGCGCAGCCGGGGAAGTCGAGCAGCGCGTTCTCCAGCGAGGAGAGGGTCTCGACGTCAAGGTCGTTGGTGGGCTCGTCGAGGAGCAGCAGATTGCCGCCCTGCTTGAGGGTGAGCGCGAGGTTGAGGCGGTTGCGCTCACCGCCCGAGAGGATGCCGGCCGGCTTCTGCTGGTCCGGGCCCTTGAAGCCGAACGCGGAGACATAGGCGCGGGACGGCATCTCGACCTGGCCGACGTTGATGTAGTCGAGCTCGTCGGAGACGACCGCCCACAGCGTCTTCTTGGGGTCGATGTTGGCGCGGCTCTGGTCGACGTAGGAGATCTTGACGGTCTCGCCGACCTTGATGCTGCCCGCGTCGGCGGTCTCCAGGCCCTGGATCATCTTGAAGAGCGTGGTCTTACCGGCGCCGTTGGGGCCGATGATGCCGACGATGCCGTTGCGCGGGAGGGTGAAGGAGAGGTCGTCGATGAGGACCTTCTCGCCGAACGCCTTGGAGAGGTTCTCCACCTCGACCACAACGCTGCCCAGGCGCGGGCCCGGCGGGATCTGGATCTCCTCGAAGTCCAGCTTCCGGGTCTTCTCGGCCTCGGCGGCCATCTCCTCGTAACGGGTCAGCCGGGCCCGGGACTTGGCCTGACGGCCCTTGGCGTTGGAGCGGACCCAGTCCAGCTCCTCCTTGAGGCGCTTGGCGCGCTTGGCGTCCTTCTGGCCCTCGACCTTCAGCCGGGCCTGCTTCTTCTCCAGGTAGGTGGAGTAGTTGCCCTCGTAGCCGATGGCGCGGCCGCGGTCGAGCTCCAGGATCCACTCGGCCACGTTGTCCAGGAAGTACCGGTCGTGGGTGATGGCCACGACGGTGCCCGCGTACTTGGCGAGGTGCTGCTCCAGCCAGTTGACGGACTCGGCGTCCAGGTGGTTGGTGGGCTCGTCCAGCAGCAGCAGGTCGGGCGCCTCCAGCAGCAGCTTGCAGAGCGCGACCCGGCGCTTCTCACCGCCGGAGAGGGTGGTGACCGGCCAGTCGCCGGGCGGGCAGCCGAGGGCGTCCATGGCCTGCTCGAGCTGGGCGTCCAGGTCCCAGGCGTTGGCGTGGTCCAGGTCCTCCTGGAGCTTGCCCATCTCCTCGAGCAGCTCGTCGCTGTAGTCGGTCGCCATCTGCTCGGCGATCTCGTTGAAGCGGTCCAGCTTGCCCTTGGTCACCGCCACGCCGTCCTGGACGTTCTCCAGCACGGTCTTGGACTCGTCGAGCGGGGGCTCCTGGAGCAGGATGCCGACGCTGTAGCCGGGCGACAGGAAGGCGTCACCATTGGACGGATGCTCCAGGCCCGCCATGATCTTCAGCACCGTCGACTTACCGGCGCCGTTGGGGCCCACGACACCGATCTTCGCGCCAGGGTAAAAGCTCAGCGTGACGTCGTCGAGGATCACCTTGTCGCCGTGCGCCTTGCGCGTCTTGCGCATGGTGTAGATGAACTCAGCCAAGAGAAACCGTCCGGCAATCTGGTAGGTATCGGGGTGCGGCTCCGCCGCGGGGTCCGTATCCGTGGCGGCTCCACCGCATGAGGGTAGATACAGCCATCTTGCCGTACGCCGAGCCCGAGGCGGAAACCCGTTTGGTCCGGCGTGCGGCGTGAGTCCGGCATCCGCGGCCCCGCGACCCCGGTATCCACCGCCCCCATGACGCGAAGGGCCGGAACCTCCGCGAGGCTCCGGCCCTCCATCACCGCGTTTTCGATGATCACCACACTCGGTGACCTTCGTTTCACTCAGCGATCACTGCTGCCCTGGCGTCGCCGCCCAGGCGTTTCACTGGCCCGCGGTCGCCTTCTTCTTGCGGACGAAGAAGACCGCGCCGCCGCCGACGACGACCAGCGCCACGGCGATGCCCGCGATCATCGGAGTGTTGCTGCTGCTACCGGTCTCGGCGAGGTCGCCACCGGAGGTGTCACCACCGGTGCTGCCACCGGCCGACGCGGGGCTCGGCTGCGAGGAGGGGGTGTCGCTGCCGCCACCGCTGCTGGCGGTCTTGCAGTCGAGAACGCCGGAGAAGGTCTTCTCGAAGCCGTTCGGACCGGTGATGCTGAACTTGTAGCTCTGGTCCTCCTTCACCGGGGCGGTGACGGTCTTCGACTGACCCGCCTCGACGGTGTACTTCTGGCCCAGCAGCTCGAAGGTGAACGCCTCGTCGCCCTTGTTGCTGGCCGTGATGTCCACGCCGCCCTTGGCGCAGTCCTTCTCGGCGGAGACCGCCGGGACCGCGCCCTTCTTCGCCCAGTTCGCGGTGGCGGTGGCGGAGACGGTGCTCTCGCTGGACCCGGCCAGGATCTGGGTCTGGCTCTTGGTGGCGCTGGCGAACGCGCGACCCACCGGAACCTTGGTGGCGGCCTGGGCGGTCAGCGTGGCGGAGCCGTCCGCCGCACCCTCGGGGATGTCGAAGTACACCTCGCCGCCGTCGGCGGCGCTGGTGAGGTTCTTGCCGCTCTTGTCGACGAGCTTGACGCCGCTGCCCCCGGCCTCGGTACCCGGGGTCAGGGTGACGCTATCGGCGTTGGTGTGGACCTTGACCGGGCCGAGGCGCTCACCGGCCTTGCCGGAGACGGCCGGCGGGTCCAGGCTCAGCGACGCCTTGGGCTCCTCGAGGTTCTGCGCGCTCTTCTCGAGGTAGTCGGCCAGCTTCTCGGCCTGCGGGTCGATCGCGTCGACCTTCGCGTTGTCGGAGAAACGCCAGATGGCGACCTGCGTACCCGCGGCGGCGGTCTTCTCGGTGAGGGCACCGGTGCCGGCCGTCTTCGCCAGCGCGCCGAGGTCGTTCACCTGGGGGTAGGAGTTCTGCAGAACCCAGTTGATCTTGCCCGCGTTGGAGTTGTTCGCCAGCGACGTCTCGGCCCAGGACTTCTCCTCGTACTTCGCCTTGCTCTGCGTCGGGTTGTGCAGATCAATGCAGTACGTCTGGATGGAGCCGCCGTTGTCGACCGACATCTCGAAGAGGCCGGCGCCGACCTGCTGGTCCTTGCCGTTCTCGTGGATCACGGCCTTGTCGAACGTCTTGAGACCGCCCAGCGTGGCGGTTGCGCCGCCCTGGCTCGGGGGCGCGTCATCGGCGGCGGCGGTGCCGACGGTGACTATCGCACCCGCCGCGACCAGGCCGGACGCCAGAACGGCGGCCGCAAGGCGGGCAGCGCCCCGCCTCTTTACAGAAATCATGGTTTCCCCTCCGGGCGAGCGCCAGTCTGTTGGTGCGCCTCGCCAGCGAACTCAGAACTCAGGAACCCCCGTTGGGCACGCAGGGATCCTAGGGAGAAAAGAACCGCCGCTCCCCGGGAATACCTAGACCCAACCGATCCGAATCGGAATCGTTATCTCATCCTCAGATCACTTATGACCTGGGATTATCGACAAATCTCCCGTGATCGCCGTCACTCACGGGGAAGTTGCCCCGGTCGGTACGTTTAGAAGCGGTTTAGCCTGTGAAACTCGGCGAAAAGCGGATGTACCCCGCGTAAGATCATGTCCGACCGCCATCGCGTCGATCTCCGCGGTGACCCAGCGCCTGGGCTGATTCGGCCCGCCGCCGGAATCCGCAACCGGGACCGGGCCCGCGGCCGGGCCTCCCCCTTCTCCCTGAAGCGGCCGGTCCCTCTCCCGCTCTCGCTCCCGGTCCCATTCGCGCTCCCGCACCCGCAACGTCCCATGGACGACGAGCGGTTCACCGAGCGATACCGACCCGGCGACATTCGCGGCGAGCGTGCGCCACGTCCAGACCGTATAGAAACTCGTGTACGCGTCCGCCCACGCGTCCCGCCCCCGGTCCCACCGGCGCACCGTCACCGCCAGCCGGAACCGGGCCACCGCGACACCCGCCGCCGTCTCCCAGAAATCCGGCCGCGTCGCGGCATTGCCCACCACGGTCACCCAGCTCTCATTCACCGGCTACGCCTCCCCCATCAATTCCCGGCTCTGCCCTGCTGTTCGTGGACCATGCTGCCCGGGAACGCGAGGCCCCGCCGGGCCCTGTGCACGACCCCGCGGTTGTGGACAACTCGGTCACCCGCCCGGGTGACCAAACGTCATGCGCCGCCCGCCGCGATGACGTACTGCGCCCGTACCTCCCCGTACCGCGCCAGCTCCGCCTCCACCGGCTCCAGCACCCGCCTGGCCCCGCACTCGGCCGCCGCCTCCCGCAACCGGCCCTCCACCGACCGGCCATGGCGCCGGGCGGGCCCCCGCGCCGCCACCCGGGAGCCCCACGCCAGCGCCGGGCCGACCGCCGCACCGCCCACCAGCAGCGCCGGCATCCACCACACCGGTCCGCCGAACACCCCGGCGGTGGCTCCCAGCAGCCACAGCACCCCCGCCACTTGCACCACCAGCAAGGTCACCTGAGCCGCCGCCACCATCGACCACCACACCGGCCGGATCGGCTGCCGGTCCACCGCCGCGGCCGCCACCGCCTCGTCGACCGCCTCCGCCAGCCCTCTGCCGCCCCACCCCGCCGCCTCCCGCACGGCCTGCGCCCAGGGGCCGGGCAGCCCGGCCGTCGCCTGGTCCCCTAGCGTCCGTACGGCCTCCTCCACCGCGGGGCGCGCCGTGACCGCCTCCACCGCCACCGTGCACGCCCGCGCGCCCGGGATCTCCATCCGCTCCGCGGCTCCGGGGGTTCGCGAGGCCCGGGAGCCCCCCGAGGCGCGGGCCTTCCTCCCCCGCACCCGCCCCCAGGGCGTTCCGCACCGCCACTCCGCGTCCCTCAGCCAGGCGCGCTCCGCCGCCTGTCCGGCCGCGGCCGCGCCCGCCGCCTCGGCCAGCCGGTCCTCGAACTCCGCCCGCGCCCGTTCGGTGAGCCCGACGGGCCCGTTGTCCGCCACGTACTGCGGCCGCAGCCGCGTCATGGTGCCCTCCACGTCCGCCGACAGCCGGCGCTCGGCCGCCCCGCATTCGGCCGTGAGCCGCCCGAGCGTCTCCCGCAGCTCCCCGACGCCTTCCCCGGTCAGCGCGGACAGCGCCAGTACGGCCGCCCCCGGCTCCCCGTGCTCCCCGAGGGCGAGCCCGTCCTCGTCCAGCAGCCGCCGCAGATCGTCCAGCACCTGGTCCGCGGCCTCGCCCGGAAGCCGGTCCACCTGGTTGAGCACGACGAAGGTCACCTCGGCATAACCGGCGAGCGGCCGCAGATAGCGCTCATGGAGGACCGCGTCCGCGTACTTCTCGGGGTCCACCACCCACACCACCGCGTCGACGAGACCCAGCAGCCGGTCCACCCGCTCCCGGTGGCCCGGGGCGGCCGAGTCGTGGTCGGGCAGGTCGAGGAGGACGAGTCCGCGCAGCGCGGGGTCGTAGGGATAGCCCGGATTGCGCCGGTCCACCGCCGGGATGCCGAGCCGGTCCAGCAGGCCGTCGGCGTGGTCGGTCCACGCACAGGCGAGGGGCGTGGCGGTGGTCGGACGGCGGATCCCGGCCTCGGAGAGCGGGGCTCCGGCGAGGGCGTTGAAAAGTGTCGACTTACCGCTTCCGGTGGCCCCGGCGACGGCGACCACCGTGTGCCCGTAAGGATGCCGTCCCCGCGCGTCCGCCTCGTCGAGCACCCGCGCGGCCCCGGCGAGCGTGCGCCCCTCGAGCCGGGACCGGGACAGCCCGACCAACTGGCGCAGGGCCTCGAGACGGGGCCGCAGGGTGCCTGTCGCGAAGCTGCGGACACCCGCCTGGTAGACGGCGTAGGGAGGGCCGCCGAAGGACCGCCGGGCGGTCTCCTCTCCCGGGAAGTAGCCCGCCGTGGCGTGGGGAACGCCCGCAGCGGCCTCCTGGGGCCTCCCCTCGTCCACCGCGCGGGCCGGCCGGGCCCCGGCACGTCCTCCGGTCCAGCGGTTCGCGCGCCGGGCGATCAGGCCGTCGTCCCATGTGTGGCGGCCCCCCGCCGCCCGGTCTCCCCCGCCGCCCTCGTTGCCGCCGTTGCCCTCCGTGGCCGTCACCGTCGGTCACCTCTCCTTCTGCAGTACGGACAGCGCGGCGATCAGTTCGACCTGGTGCTCCGGGGACATGTCCAGGGCGTCCAGCGGGGCCAGCCTGCCGTCGCGCTCCGCCCGCATGGCGCGCGCGACACAGCTTTCGAGCAGCCGTCCGCCGCGGTCGCCCAGACGCAGCGCCGCATGCGCGCCCAGGGTCTCGGCGAGCTTCTCGCCCGCCTTACGGGCACGGCGTCCGCCCAGCAGGGACGCGGCGAGCAGGGCGGCGATCTCCTCGGGCGCGCAACTGCCCCCGTATTCGGCGATCCGGACCCGGGCCTCCTCCTCGGCCAGTTCCTCGGCACAGCGCCGCCAGTGCCGTACGGCCACGCCGATCCGCTCGGCGGCGCCGGGCGCGTCGCACGGAGCGAGCCCGGCCCGCGCGACCGGGTCCTGCCTCCCGGCCTCAGCGACCCGCTCGTCGGCGGTGGCGGCCGCGCCGCGCAGCAGGGTGGCCAGGGAGTCGGTGAGAGCCGTAAGGAGCTCATCGGGGGTGCTGTCATGCGGCAGGCCGTGCCAGTGGGTGAGCGCACCGCCCGCGAGCGCCGCGCCCTGCGCGATCTCGCGCCGCACCCGCTCCACCGCCTCCCCGTACGCGCCCTCGACCCGCTGGACCAGCCGCACGGCGGCCGCGTGCTGCGCCGCCGCGGCCCCGGCCAGCGCGGGCATCCGGGAGCTCAGCGAGGCGAGCGTCCCGGCGGCCGTACGGGCGGCGGCGACGGTACGGGCGTACGGATCCTGTGCGTGCTGGGTGAGCCAGGACCGCAGGGCGGCGACGGCGGTGGACGGCAGCAGCCCGCTGCCGCCGCCCGCGGATTCGGGGAGTTCGGGGATGGTGAAGCGCGGGACATCGCCGAGCCCGGCCGCCGTAAGGAGCGCGGCGTACTGCCGGGAGACCTCGGCGGCCACCTGGTGCGGTACCCGGTCCAGGACGGTGACGAGGGTGACGTCGTACTCCTTCGCGGTGCGCAGCAGATGCCAGGGGACGGCGTCGCCGTAGCGGGTGGCCGTGGTGACGAGCACCCAGATGTCCGCGGCGCAGATCAATTCCGCGGCCAGATCGCGATTCCGCGCGACGAGCGAGTCGATGTCGGGCGCGTCGAGCAGTGCGAGCCCCCGCGCCAGCCCCGGGTCGGTCTCCACCCGCAGCGCCGCCGGCCCCTCCTGCGCCCGCCCCTCCTCGTCGTACGCGCTCTCCGCCCGCTCCCCCTGCGTCGGCACCCACACCCGGGTGAGCCGCGGCAGCACCCGCTGCCCGGCGAACCAGGGGTGATCGTCGGGGTGGCACACCAGCACCGGCGTACGCGTCGTGGGCCGCAACACACCGGCCTCGGTGACCCGTCGGCCGACCAGCGAATTGACGAGGGTGGACTTGCCCGCCCCCGTCGATCCCCCGATTACCGCCAGCAGGGGCGCTTCGGGGGCGCGCAACCGGGGCACGAGGTAGTCGTCCAGTTGAGCGAGCAGCTCGGCTCGGCTGCGGCGAGCGCGGTCGGCGCCGGGAAGGGGGAGCGGAAACCGAGCGGCGTCGACACGGTCACGCAGTGAGGTCAGCGCGTCGAGCAGCCGGGGCCGTACGTCCAAGATCGCCACGTGGTGAAGAATGCACGCTTTTGATGCCTTTTTGAAGCGTATAGTCACTCGTGCGCGTCAAAGAGACCCACCCGGATCACTCTAAAAGGGGCATGAGGCGGACGTGACGACAGGGGCGCGGGCATAACGAGTAGACAACACCCGTTCCCTGAGGCGTGAAAAACGATGCAAGTTTCAGACTCGCCTGCGATTATCAGACCGCTTCACCGAACCTCCACAACGTGCCACGGAGGTGAAGCAACCGGGGCGAGGCGCAAGGAGCCCTATCCTTGTCCCGGCAAGGTCACGGTCCGTCGAGCCCGGCCACCCGCGTCACGGCCGCCCCGTCGGCCCCGCAGGCACCGGGGGCTCAGCAGCTCCGCGACCACCACCGGCCCCCGTAGCTCAGTGGATAGAGCAGGCGCCTTCTAAGCGCTTGGCCGCAGGTTCGAGTCCTGCCGGGGGCGCACCGGACCCTTTCCTCTACGCACGTAGCGGAGGGGGTCTTCTCGCCGTTCGAAGCCGGTTCCACCGGGCACGGCACCGCCCCGGGCGCGCCCCAGCGATCAGGGGCGGGCGCGGGAACCGTCCGCCCTATTCCATGCCCCGCTTGCCCGGCGTCCAGAACGGCTTGGTGAGTACCGCGCGCCGGTCCCAGCCCGCCTCCCGGACGAGCACCTGCCGCACCCGCTGCACGGTACGGGCCTCGCCGGCGACGTAGGCGATCCCGCCCGGTTCGGGGGCGAGGCGTCGTATCGCGTCCGGAAGTGAATCGTCTCCCCTGGTCAGCCAGTTGAGGCGGTCCGAGTGGGGCAGCGGCAGGCGGTCCGCGGCTGTGTCCGTCTCCACGCAGCCGGAGACCCGCGCACCGGGCGGCAGTGCGGCCAGCATCGCGCCGAAGGGAACGGACGCCGTCTCCTCCCCGACGAAGACGTGGTGGGCGGCCTCGGGGCGGAGCGTGAACGACCCCTCGGGTTTGCCCAGCCGCACCCGCTCGCCGACCTGGACGCCCCTGCCCCAGCGCGCCCCCGGCCCCGCTTCGGCGTGGTCCAGCACGCACAACTCGACGGCGCCGGAGGGGTCGTAGCGCCACACGGAGTACGTGCGGCGGGTCAGCCCGGAGCCGACCAGGACGCGCACCTGCCGGCCGGGGCGGACGTCGAGCCCGGCGAGGGTGTCGCCCTCGATGCGCAGCCGGCGCATGCGGGCGGCTATCGGTTCGGCCTCGGTGACGGTGCCGCGGAGCATCAGCAGGTCCAGGACCGGATCCAGCAGCGTGGGCATGGGAGTGCTCCTCGGGGAACTCGGGTGAATGCGGGGGAAGTTGGGCAGCCACGAGCGGCCAGACGCGATAGTACGCGTTTCCGGCTGGATGCGATACTGCGCGACTTGCCCCGGACCCGGCCCCGAGAGGGGGTCAGTCCTTGCGGTCCCCGGTATCCCCGCCTGTTTCGGGGCCGGGCCCGCCGTCGGTGCGCTCTTCCTTGGTGCCGAGGTCCACCGGAGCGCCCATCGCCTCGGAGAGGGGTGGCCTGTTGGCCGTGGGCACCTCGTGGGGAACGACCTCGGGGTGGTGGAGGTCGAAGGCCGGGGATTCGGAGCGGATCTTCGGCAGGGTGAGGAAGTTGTGCCGGGGCGGGGGGCATGAGGTGGCCCATTCCAGGGAGCGGCCCCATCCCCAGGGGTCGTCGACCTCGACCCGCTTTCCGTACTTCCCGGTTTTCCACACGTTGTAGACGAACGGCAGGGTGGACAGGCCCAGGAGGAAGGAGCCGATGGTGGAGACCGTGTTCAGCGCGGTGAAGCCGTCGGCGGCCAGATAGTCGGCATAGCGGCGCGGCATGCCCATGGCGCCCAGCCAGTGGTGCACCAGAAAGGTCGTGTGGAAGCCGACGAACAGGGTCCAGAAGTGGATCTTGCCGAGGCGTTCATCGAGCATCGTGCCGGTGAACTTGGGCCACCAGAAATAGAATCCGGCGAACATCGCGAAGACCACCGTGCCGAAGACCACGTAGTGGAAATGGGCGACGACGAAATAGCTGTCGTGGACCTCGAAATCCATCGGAGGCGAGGCGAGGATCACCCCGGTCAGCCCGCCGAACAGGAAGGTGACCAGGAAGCCGATGGCCCACAGCATCGGCGTCTCGAAGGAGAGGGAGCCACGCCACATGGTTCCGATCCAGTTGAAGAACTTCACCCCGGTCGGCACCGCGATGAGGAACGTCATAAAGGAGAAGAACGGCAGGAGCACCGCTCCGGTGGCGAACATATGGTGGGCCCACACCGTCGCGGAGAGGCCGGTGATGGCGATGGTGGCGCCCACCAGACCCATATAGCCGAAGATGACCTTGCGGGAAAAGACCGGAATGATGTCGGTGATGATGCCGAAGAACGGCAGGGCGATGATGTAGACCTCGGGGTGGCCGAAGAACCAGAAGAGGTGCTGCCAGAGCACCGGCCCGCCGTTGGCCCCCTCGAAGACGACCGCGCCGAATTTACGGTCCGCCTCCAGCACCAGCAGGGCGGCGGCCAGGACCGGGAAGGCGAGCAGCACAAGGATCGAGGTGAAGAGGATGTTCCAGGTGAAGATGGGGAGGCGGAACATCGTCATTCCCGGGGCGCGCATGCACACGATGGTCGTGATGAAGTTGACGGCCCCCAGGATCGTCCCGAAGCCGGAGAGGGCGAGGCCCATCACCCACATGTCGCCGCCCACGCCCGGTGTGCGTACCTTGCTGCTGAGCGGCGTATAGGCCGTCCAGCCGAAGTCGGCCGCGCCGCCGGGGGTGAGCAGACTGCCGATCACGATCAGCCCGCCGAAGGCGAAGAGCCAGTACGAGAACATGTTCAGCCGGGGGAAGGCGACATCCGGGGCGCCGATCTGCAGCGGCATGATCTCGTTGGCGAATCCGGCGAAGACCGGCGTGGCGAAGAACAGCAGCATCAGCGTGCCGTGCAGGGTGAAAGCCTGGTTGTACTGCTCGGGACTGACCAATTGCAGTCCGGGCCGGGCGAGTTCGGCCCGCATGACCATGGCCAGCAGGCCGCCGATGAGAAAGAAACCGAACGCCGTCACCAAGTACAGGTGTCCGATTTTCTTATGGTCCGTGGTGGTGAGCCAGTCGACCACGACGCTGCCGAGTTTGGTGGGTTCGGCGGGAGCCTGAAATTCGGGCTTGGTTGTCGTCGCCATGTCCGTGTCCGCTCCTCGGCAGGATGCATGTGGGGGCGGCCGGCGGCACCGGCCGACGAATACGTTGTATTGATTCGCCCACCATTACCCGAAGCGGGACGGCGTTTCGGACCCGACTCGCCGTAGAGGTCCTTCGTCGGACACAGCTACGTTCGTTTTATATGTGCCACTCTTACGGCTGTGGCTTTGTACGTGCCGCCCTTACGGCTTTGCCCGTGCCGCCCTCCAACTGGGACTTCGCCTCGCGCAGGGCGCGGCGTACCTCCGGGCGGGGGTCCTGACCGGCCAGCCTGCCCGGCAGGGCGATGGCGAGCCGCGAGGGCTGTTCCTTCGTCCGCGCCGCCAGCTCGGTCCCGCAGTTCCCGGGCGCCGGGCGGATCCGGATCTCCAGCCGGTCTCCGTAGCGCTTCAGCGGCTCCGGCAGCGCCTCGGCCCATACGTCCGTGGGTGGCCGGTTGACGGTGACCGTCTGCCATCGGTCGCCGTTCTGGGCGTCGGCCAGCCGGGCCATCCGCGACGGCCTGTGCCGCCAACGCCGGATCCCCGCGCTCACGACGATCGCCGCGGCGCTGAGCAGCGCCGATCGCACCCGTCGCACACGTGACATCGGTTCCTCCCGTCCTCCGGGGTGAGGATGAGCAGGCGCCCCGCGGGCACCCGCCTATGCGGACATACTCCACTCTCCGCACGGCACCTGCCCGCGTGCGCCCAGGGTCCAGCCCCGGTTACCCGTGACCGGAGGACCCAATCAGCTGGCTCTCCCTGGGCGGGCGTTGGTGGAAGCGGACCGTTTTCCCCGCCCGATCCGGGTCACCCGGAAGGGTGGCGTCGGGTACGGCCGAACGCATCCCGAAAAGTGTTCGACCGGACGAGGGGCCCGCTGAAGGACGTCTGAGCTGGGCCGTCGCGGACGCTGACGGTCGGGGCCGCACCACCCCCGGCCGGTTTTGCCATCCCAGAAGGTATACATGGGAATCCCTTTACCTTCCCATTCGTTCCACGCATGCCCCCACGGAACAGAGAACGAACCCAGTGACAGTGAAGGAGTGGACGCCGCGATGGTGTTCAAACGAGTGCTCGGCTCGCTCGGGGTCGGCGGACCCGTCGTGGACACGGTCCTGGACCGGAGGCCGGTGCGCCCCGGTGGGGTGGTACGGGGGCATGTGCGGCTCCGGGGCGGAGGCCGGGCCTGCGATATCGAGCACCTCGCACTGGAGCTGGTCGCCAGGGTCGAGGCCGGGGACGGCGGCGAGGAGGGCGCGGGCGGCGTGGTCTTCGACCGCCTCCGGCTCAGCGGGGGGTTCCGGCTCGACACACGAGAGCACAGAGACGTTCCGTTCACCCTTCACATACCGTGGGAAACCCCGCTCACCGAGCTGTCCGGGCAGCCGCTGGGCGTCGTC is a window of Streptomyces violaceusniger Tu 4113 DNA encoding:
- the ctaD gene encoding aa3-type cytochrome oxidase subunit I, which encodes MATTTKPEFQAPAEPTKLGSVVVDWLTTTDHKKIGHLYLVTAFGFFLIGGLLAMVMRAELARPGLQLVSPEQYNQAFTLHGTLMLLFFATPVFAGFANEIMPLQIGAPDVAFPRLNMFSYWLFAFGGLIVIGSLLTPGGAADFGWTAYTPLSSKVRTPGVGGDMWVMGLALSGFGTILGAVNFITTIVCMRAPGMTMFRLPIFTWNILFTSILVLLAFPVLAAALLVLEADRKFGAVVFEGANGGPVLWQHLFWFFGHPEVYIIALPFFGIITDIIPVFSRKVIFGYMGLVGATIAITGLSATVWAHHMFATGAVLLPFFSFMTFLIAVPTGVKFFNWIGTMWRGSLSFETPMLWAIGFLVTFLFGGLTGVILASPPMDFEVHDSYFVVAHFHYVVFGTVVFAMFAGFYFWWPKFTGTMLDERLGKIHFWTLFVGFHTTFLVHHWLGAMGMPRRYADYLAADGFTALNTVSTIGSFLLGLSTLPFVYNVWKTGKYGKRVEVDDPWGWGRSLEWATSCPPPRHNFLTLPKIRSESPAFDLHHPEVVPHEVPTANRPPLSEAMGAPVDLGTKEERTDGGPGPETGGDTGDRKD
- a CDS encoding GTPase — its product is MTATEGNGGNEGGGGDRAAGGRHTWDDGLIARRANRWTGGRAGARPARAVDEGRPQEAAAGVPHATAGYFPGEETARRSFGGPPYAVYQAGVRSFATGTLRPRLEALRQLVGLSRSRLEGRTLAGAARVLDEADARGRHPYGHTVVAVAGATGSGKSTLFNALAGAPLSEAGIRRPTTATPLACAWTDHADGLLDRLGIPAVDRRNPGYPYDPALRGLVLLDLPDHDSAAPGHRERVDRLLGLVDAVVWVVDPEKYADAVLHERYLRPLAGYAEVTFVVLNQVDRLPGEAADQVLDDLRRLLDEDGLALGEHGEPGAAVLALSALTGEGVGELRETLGRLTAECGAAERRLSADVEGTMTRLRPQYVADNGPVGLTERARAEFEDRLAEAAGAAAAGQAAERAWLRDAEWRCGTPWGRVRGRKARASGGSRASRTPGAAERMEIPGARACTVAVEAVTARPAVEEAVRTLGDQATAGLPGPWAQAVREAAGWGGRGLAEAVDEAVAAAAVDRQPIRPVWWSMVAAAQVTLLVVQVAGVLWLLGATAGVFGGPVWWMPALLVGGAAVGPALAWGSRVAARGPARRHGRSVEGRLREAAAECGARRVLEPVEAELARYGEVRAQYVIAAGGA
- a CDS encoding dynamin family protein, producing MDVRPRLLDALTSLRDRVDAARFPLPLPGADRARRSRAELLAQLDDYLVPRLRAPEAPLLAVIGGSTGAGKSTLVNSLVGRRVTEAGVLRPTTRTPVLVCHPDDHPWFAGQRVLPRLTRVWVPTQGERAESAYDEEGRAQEGPAALRVETDPGLARGLALLDAPDIDSLVARNRDLAAELICAADIWVLVTTATRYGDAVPWHLLRTAKEYDVTLVTVLDRVPHQVAAEVSRQYAALLTAAGLGDVPRFTIPELPESAGGGSGLLPSTAVAALRSWLTQHAQDPYARTVAAARTAAGTLASLSSRMPALAGAAAAQHAAAVRLVQRVEGAYGEAVERVRREIAQGAALAGGALTHWHGLPHDSTPDELLTALTDSLATLLRGAAATADERVAEAGRQDPVARAGLAPCDAPGAAERIGVAVRHWRRCAEELAEEEARVRIAEYGGSCAPEEIAALLAASLLGGRRARKAGEKLAETLGAHAALRLGDRGGRLLESCVARAMRAERDGRLAPLDALDMSPEHQVELIAALSVLQKER
- a CDS encoding siderophore-interacting protein, which encodes MPTLLDPVLDLLMLRGTVTEAEPIAARMRRLRIEGDTLAGLDVRPGRQVRVLVGSGLTRRTYSVWRYDPSGAVELCVLDHAEAGPGARWGRGVQVGERVRLGKPEGSFTLRPEAAHHVFVGEETASVPFGAMLAALPPGARVSGCVETDTAADRLPLPHSDRLNWLTRGDDSLPDAIRRLAPEPGGIAYVAGEARTVQRVRQVLVREAGWDRRAVLTKPFWTPGKRGME